One segment of Fusarium oxysporum f. sp. lycopersici 4287 chromosome 7, whole genome shotgun sequence DNA contains the following:
- a CDS encoding PiT family inorganic phosphate transporter — translation MAVLHQYDYIFALTVIFACLDAWNIGANDVANSFGTSVSSRSLTMKQAMLVAAVCEFSGSVSVGSRVADTIRTKIVDPHHYDSSPGVLLLVMMCTIMSSSLFLTFATRQGLPVSTTHSLIGGLVGAATASIGITKINWGWHGVSQIFAAWIIAPLIAGCMGFVLFMFTKKFILTKQTAVRRAFYSIPFYTYLTVGALTMLLVWKGIHTINLSTRDIVISVFATATGMTLLQIFFLLPFLWTRIMHEDWTLKWYHVFQGPLLLWRSPPPPTPAGFTKPRIRDYYQGHLTREELNHLRTSETLLQSIQTPDGQLPDLDRDDEWILPPPAQTPPKTPPGRFEPRASSEFIPPRPDGSWNSPKVMAWKVNRVLLRGLEKDVVAMQKRNNILNWDLEDMHARSAHYDNRAEYMYSALQILTAATASFVHGANDVSNAVAPFTTAYQVWSSGGIPEFVAIPIWILVVGGACIVVGLLTYGYHVMRTLGNRLTLISPSRGFCMELASAITVLMATRLSLPVSTTQCITGATVGVGLANGDWRCINPKLVLWIYMGWLITLPVTGVMSGCFMALIINAPRWDG, via the exons ATGGCGGTGCTTCATCAGTATGATTACATCTTTGCTCTGACTGTTATATTTGCATGCCTCGATGCCTGGAACATTG GCGCCAATGATGTCGCCAATTCGTTTGGCACGTCGGTCTCCTCGAGATCGCTGACCATGAAGCAAGCAATGCTCGTAGCAGCAGTTTGCGAATTCAGTGGCAGTGTATCTGTTGGGTCTCGAGTGGCAGATACCATCCGAACGAAGATTGTCGACCCTCATCACTACGACAGTTCACCCGGTGTTTTACTTCTTGTCATGATGTGCACTATCATGTCGTCCTCGCTCTTCCTGACATTCGCGACTCGACAAGGATTACCCGTTTCAACTACTCATTCGCTCATCGGAGGACTCGTCGGGGCAGCTACAGCGTCGATAGGCATCACAAAGATAAATTGGGGATGGCATGGTGTGTCGCAGATCTTTGCTGCGTGGATCATTGCGCCGTTGATCGCAGGCTGTATGGGGTTTGTGCTGTTCATGTTCACCAAGAAGTTCATCTTGACAAAACAAACAGCTGTTAGGAGGGCATTCTACTCCATCCCGTTCTATACCTACTTGACAGTAGGTGCACTCACGATGCTTCTCGTTTGGAAAGGGATCCATACTATCAACCTATCTACTCGAGACATCGTCATCTCAGTCTTTGCGACAGCTACTGGGATGACTCTCCTCCAAATATTCTTTCTCCTTCCCTTCCTATGGACGAGAATAATGCACGAGGATTGGACTCTCAAATGGTATCATGTCTTTCAAGGACCACTCCTCCTCTGGCGATCACCACCTCCACCGACACCAGCTGGGTTCACTAAGCCTCGCATCAGAGACTACTACCAGGGGCATCTCACGCGGGAGGAACTCAACCACCTACGTACCTCCGAAACTCTTCTCCAATCGATTCAAACACCAGACGGCCAGTTACCCGATCTCGATCGTGACGATGAATGGATTCTCCCACCGCCAGCTCAAACACCACCCAAAACGCCCCCAGGTCGCTTCGAACCTCGCGCCTCATCGGAATTCATACCTCCCCGGCCCGACGGCTCATGGAACAGCCCTAAAGTAATGGCATGGAAAGTCAACCGCGTGCTACTCCGCGGACTGGAGAAGGACGTCGTGGCTATGCAGAAGCGGAACAATATCCTCAACTGGGATTTGGAAGACATGCACGCTCGATCTGCGCACTATGATAACCGTGCAGAGTACATGTATTCCGCTCTTCAGATCCTCACCGCCGCAACAGCATCTTTTGTCCACGGGGCAAACGACGTCAGTAACGCAGTCGCCCCGTTCACAACAGCATATCAAGTATGGTCCAGCGGAGGCATACCCGAATTCGTCGCCATACCGATCTGGATCCTCGTCGTAGGCGGTGCATGTATCGTTGTCGGACTGTTGACCTACGGCTACCACGTCATGCGGACGCTAGGCAATCGTTTGACGCTCATCTCGCCAAGTCGTGGTTTCTGCATGGAGCTCGCGAGTGCAATCACGGTGCTCATGGCAACGAGGCTGTCTTTACCCGTGTCTACCACGCAGTGCATTACGGGAGCTACGGTGGGCGTTGGGCTGGCGAATGGGGATTGGAGATGTATTAATCCGAAGCTTGTGCTTTGGATTTACATGGGTTGGTTAATTACGCTGCCGGTGACGGGAGTCATGTCAGGCTGTTTCATGGCACTGATCATCAATGCGCCGAGATGGGATGGGTGA